In the Phaeobacter gallaeciensis genome, one interval contains:
- a CDS encoding NAD(P)H-dependent oxidoreductase subunit E has product MAPLDNSKGVWKSGKGKGRKTPKGRQLDDQAHEEVLALLGDRPRNRDLLIEFLHLIQDAYGCLSAAHIRALAEEMRTGQAEIYEVASFYAHFDVVKEGETPPPALTIRVCDSLSCELAGAQQLQKALEDGLDPSEVRVLRAPCMGRCDTAPVLEIGHNHIDHATAEKAIAAVHAGDTHPQIPDYQTYAEYVADGGYRILAELRAGGDWEAVQDKVLEAGLRGLGGAGFPSGKKWGFVRANPGPRYLAVNGDEGEPGTFKDRHHLERDPHMFLEGMLIGAWAVEAEKAFIYMRDEYPAVLEILRREIKALEDAGIVEEGYIDLRRGAGAYICGEESAMIESIEGKRGEPRHRPPFVAQVGIFGQPTLVHNVETLYWVARICRFGPEVLNSVEKNGRKGLRNYSVSGRVKNPGVHLLPAGSTIADIIEAAGGMLDGHAFKAYQPGGPSSGLLPAHMDDIPLDFDTLQPHGTFIGSAAVVVLSDQDSAREAALNMLRFFEDESCGQCTPCRAGCEKAVKLMQADKWDQGLLEELSQTMVDASICGLGQAAPNPIRLTMKHFPEEI; this is encoded by the coding sequence GTGGCACCGTTGGACAATAGCAAGGGCGTATGGAAATCCGGCAAGGGCAAGGGACGCAAAACCCCCAAGGGTCGTCAGCTTGACGATCAGGCCCACGAGGAAGTCTTGGCACTTCTGGGGGACCGCCCCCGCAATCGCGATCTTCTGATCGAATTCCTGCATCTCATCCAGGATGCGTATGGCTGTCTCAGCGCGGCGCATATCCGGGCGCTGGCCGAGGAAATGCGCACCGGTCAGGCCGAGATCTATGAGGTCGCCAGTTTCTACGCACATTTCGATGTGGTGAAGGAAGGCGAGACCCCTCCGCCTGCGCTGACCATCCGGGTTTGCGACAGCCTGTCCTGCGAACTGGCCGGTGCCCAGCAGCTGCAAAAAGCGCTGGAGGATGGGCTGGACCCGTCCGAGGTGCGTGTGCTGCGCGCGCCTTGCATGGGCCGTTGCGACACGGCGCCGGTGTTGGAGATCGGTCACAATCACATCGATCACGCCACTGCGGAAAAGGCGATTGCCGCCGTTCACGCCGGTGACACGCACCCGCAGATCCCTGATTACCAAACCTATGCCGAATATGTCGCCGATGGCGGCTATCGCATCCTTGCCGAGCTGCGCGCGGGCGGCGACTGGGAAGCGGTGCAGGACAAGGTGCTTGAGGCCGGTCTGCGCGGTCTTGGCGGCGCCGGTTTCCCCTCCGGCAAGAAATGGGGCTTTGTACGCGCCAATCCCGGTCCCCGCTATCTGGCCGTGAATGGCGATGAGGGCGAGCCCGGCACATTCAAGGACCGTCACCATCTTGAGCGCGACCCGCATATGTTCCTTGAGGGCATGCTGATCGGCGCCTGGGCCGTCGAGGCCGAGAAAGCCTTTATCTATATGCGCGACGAATATCCGGCGGTGCTGGAAATCCTGCGCCGCGAGATCAAGGCGCTGGAAGATGCCGGTATTGTCGAGGAAGGCTATATCGATCTGCGCCGCGGGGCAGGGGCCTATATCTGCGGCGAAGAAAGCGCGATGATCGAAAGCATCGAAGGCAAGCGCGGTGAACCGCGCCACCGCCCGCCGTTTGTGGCGCAGGTGGGGATCTTTGGTCAGCCGACGCTCGTGCACAATGTCGAAACCCTCTACTGGGTGGCGCGCATCTGCCGGTTTGGCCCCGAAGTGCTGAATTCGGTTGAAAAGAACGGTCGCAAGGGGCTGCGCAACTACTCCGTCTCGGGCCGGGTCAAGAACCCCGGTGTTCATCTGCTGCCCGCAGGTTCCACCATCGCTGATATCATCGAGGCCGCGGGCGGTATGCTCGATGGCCACGCCTTCAAGGCCTATCAGCCGGGCGGTCCGTCCTCCGGTCTGTTGCCAGCGCATATGGACGATATCCCGCTCGATTTCGACACGCTGCAACCACATGGCACATTCATCGGCTCGGCTGCCGTGGTGGTCCTGTCCGATCAGGACAGCGCCCGCGAGGCCGCGCTCAATATGCTGCGGTTCTTTGAGGATGAAAGCTGTGGCCAGTGCACCCCCTGCCGGGCTGGCTGCGAGAAGGCGGTAAAACTGATGCAGGCCGACAAGTGGGATCAGGGCCTTTTGGAGGAGCTGAGCCAGACCATGGTCGATGCCTCTATCTGTGGTCTGGGCCAGGCCGCGCCGAACCCGATCCGTTTGACCATGAAACATTTCCCGGAGGAGATCTGA